The following proteins are co-located in the Desulfoscipio sp. XC116 genome:
- a CDS encoding PleD family two-component system response regulator, with product MSILIVDDSPTISSLIKSYLINAGYTDLLFAASAKQAFQMLGVTLHGKLSGNFTTSIDLILLDIVLPDMDGREVCGIIKSIKHLQDTPIIIVTSLTDSAHLEMAFAAGATDYVTKPVNYIELLARISSALKLKHEMDHRKAREKKLLEVTRQLEKAVNQLNRLSSLDGLTGIANRRRFDEYLHIEWRRNIRNARPLSLFMADIDFFKAYNDTYGHQAGDECLKSVAKTLKNTLQRPGDLVCRYGGEEFAIILPETPSSGALSLANKMCLSVEALGINHQKSPAGNYVTISIGVATTLPTENSSPKEIIAAADQALYNAKHNGRNQVYVGRSGNTTAG from the coding sequence ATGTCCATTTTAATTGTGGACGACTCCCCGACTATTTCTTCACTAATTAAATCTTATCTAATTAACGCCGGCTACACTGATTTGTTGTTTGCCGCCTCAGCCAAACAGGCCTTTCAAATGCTGGGCGTAACGTTACATGGTAAATTGTCCGGCAACTTTACCACAAGCATTGATTTAATATTATTAGATATCGTGCTGCCCGATATGGATGGCCGAGAGGTATGCGGCATTATTAAATCTATAAAGCACCTGCAGGATACTCCCATAATTATAGTTACCTCATTAACTGACAGCGCCCACTTGGAAATGGCCTTTGCCGCAGGAGCCACGGATTATGTCACCAAGCCCGTTAACTACATTGAGCTGCTGGCCAGGATTAGTTCCGCGTTAAAATTAAAACATGAAATGGACCACCGCAAAGCCAGGGAAAAAAAACTTCTTGAAGTAACCCGACAACTTGAGAAAGCTGTTAACCAATTAAACCGGCTATCCTCATTGGATGGCTTGACAGGCATCGCCAACAGACGCCGCTTTGACGAATATTTACATATAGAATGGCGGCGAAATATCCGCAACGCCAGACCGTTATCATTATTTATGGCAGATATCGACTTTTTTAAAGCATATAATGATACCTATGGCCACCAGGCCGGCGATGAATGTTTAAAGTCCGTAGCCAAGACTTTGAAAAATACGCTGCAAAGACCGGGCGACTTGGTATGCCGCTATGGAGGGGAAGAGTTTGCAATTATTCTCCCGGAAACCCCCTCAAGCGGCGCCCTTTCACTGGCCAACAAAATGTGCTTAAGCGTAGAAGCGCTGGGCATCAACCATCAAAAATCTCCAGCCGGCAACTACGTCACAATTAGCATAGGAGTAGCCACGACATTACCAACCGAAAATTCATCACCAAAAGAAATAATAGCCGCAGCAGATCAGGCTTTGTACAATGCCAAACACAACGGACGTAACCAGGTATATGTAGGTCGATCGGGTAACACCACAGCCGGGTAA
- a CDS encoding acyl-CoA dehydrogenase family protein, protein MSYQLTEEQEMLRQIVKRLTEDKVAPRAAEIDEKDEYPWDLKELIAEQGLLGAGIPEEYGGTGAGLPSVCLIVEEIAKASASASLIVAAQELGMMPILVGGSEAQKQKYLPGIADGDQICAFALTEPNAGSDAGSVKTKAVREGDKYILSGQKCFITNGSIADVFTVFATVDPKAGLKGLSAFIVEKDYPGVSVGKKEHKMGIRGSETTEVIFDNCPVPAENMMGKEGDGFKIAMMTLDRTRPVIGAQAVGIAQGALDYAVNYAKERVQFGKPIAAFQGLQFMLADMATRVEAARQLVYKAAFLIEHAAENNASATDISQFSSMSKLFASDTAMQVTVDALQILGGYGYMKEYPMERMMRDAKITQIYEGTNQIQRVVIAKNMLSGK, encoded by the coding sequence ATGTCATATCAACTAACGGAAGAACAGGAAATGCTGCGCCAAATAGTAAAACGGCTAACCGAAGACAAGGTGGCTCCGCGGGCGGCGGAGATAGATGAAAAGGATGAATATCCTTGGGATCTTAAAGAGTTGATCGCCGAGCAGGGACTGCTGGGTGCCGGCATACCCGAGGAATACGGCGGCACGGGTGCGGGGCTGCCCTCGGTATGCCTGATTGTGGAAGAGATCGCCAAGGCTTCGGCCTCCGCGTCACTGATAGTAGCCGCTCAGGAACTGGGCATGATGCCTATACTGGTGGGCGGCTCGGAAGCACAAAAGCAAAAATATCTGCCCGGTATTGCCGACGGCGACCAGATTTGTGCCTTTGCCCTCACCGAGCCCAATGCCGGTTCTGACGCCGGCAGCGTGAAGACAAAAGCTGTGCGTGAAGGAGACAAATATATTCTTTCAGGCCAAAAATGTTTTATCACCAACGGCAGTATTGCCGATGTATTCACGGTTTTTGCCACCGTGGACCCCAAGGCCGGGCTAAAAGGTCTCAGCGCATTTATTGTAGAAAAGGATTACCCCGGAGTAAGCGTCGGCAAGAAGGAACATAAAATGGGCATCAGGGGTTCGGAAACCACCGAAGTTATTTTTGACAACTGTCCCGTGCCGGCTGAAAATATGATGGGCAAGGAAGGCGATGGATTTAAAATTGCCATGATGACCCTGGACCGCACCCGTCCCGTTATTGGTGCCCAGGCCGTTGGTATTGCCCAGGGCGCTTTGGATTATGCCGTTAATTATGCCAAGGAACGGGTCCAGTTCGGCAAACCCATAGCTGCTTTCCAGGGGCTGCAATTTATGCTGGCGGATATGGCCACCAGGGTGGAGGCCGCCCGGCAGCTGGTGTACAAAGCGGCCTTCTTAATTGAACATGCCGCGGAGAACAATGCTTCCGCTACTGATATCAGCCAATTCTCATCCATGAGCAAATTGTTTGCTTCGGACACTGCCATGCAGGTTACGGTGGATGCGTTGCAAATATTGGGCGGGTACGGTTATATGAAGGAATATCCCATGGAGCGCATGATGCGTGACGCCAAGATCACCCAGATTTATGAAGGTACCAACCAGATTCAGCGGGTGGTTATTGCCAAGAATATGTTAAGCGGCAAATAG